Proteins from one Deinococcus sp. AB2017081 genomic window:
- a CDS encoding M24 family metallopeptidase, protein MTTSPDTPVPPISREERAQRAATVFNHLPPRTDAAVLFDDQFIQYYAGFAFHATERPIALVILPGGERHLFVPRLEREHAQTFAETEQVVDYPEYPGETHPMEVLAAHLRALGLGHARIGVDHDGYPAVMGYSGPPVSEVMPDAVVRRVSPHLDAQMALKSPAELALIRESVRWGDHAHRLLQQYTQVGASETDVEGQATREATAAMVAAIGEQRRTPNRWLSGAVALYRGQIGAASALPHAMTSGVRFQAGDTLVTGAGAGVGGYLSELERTMVMGEPSAEQRAFFAHMLALQDIAFEALRPGATCASVDLAVLAYVDREGLQPYWRHHVGHGLGQRIHEAPFLDRGDSRVLEPGMVLSVEPGLYVPGLGGFRHSDTILITASGMEILTSYPRALEDLVIP, encoded by the coding sequence ATGACCACCAGCCCGGACACGCCCGTTCCGCCGATCAGCCGTGAGGAGCGCGCCCAGCGCGCCGCCACCGTGTTCAACCACCTGCCTCCGCGCACGGACGCGGCCGTGCTGTTCGATGACCAGTTCATCCAGTACTACGCGGGGTTCGCCTTCCACGCGACGGAGCGGCCCATCGCGCTGGTCATCCTGCCCGGTGGGGAGCGGCACCTGTTCGTGCCCCGCCTGGAGCGGGAGCACGCGCAGACCTTCGCCGAGACCGAACAGGTCGTGGACTACCCCGAGTACCCCGGAGAGACCCACCCCATGGAGGTGCTGGCTGCCCACCTGCGGGCCCTGGGGCTGGGCCACGCCCGGATCGGCGTGGATCACGACGGGTACCCGGCGGTGATGGGCTACAGCGGCCCGCCGGTCAGCGAGGTGATGCCGGACGCGGTCGTCCGGCGGGTCTCGCCACACCTCGACGCGCAGATGGCCCTGAAGTCCCCGGCGGAACTGGCCCTGATCCGCGAGAGCGTCCGCTGGGGCGACCATGCCCACCGGCTGCTGCAGCAGTACACGCAGGTCGGCGCGAGTGAGACGGACGTGGAGGGGCAGGCGACCCGGGAGGCGACCGCTGCGATGGTGGCCGCCATCGGTGAGCAGCGCCGCACCCCGAACCGCTGGCTCAGCGGCGCGGTGGCGCTGTACCGCGGGCAGATCGGGGCGGCCAGTGCGCTGCCCCACGCCATGACCAGCGGCGTGCGGTTCCAGGCCGGCGACACGCTCGTGACCGGGGCGGGGGCCGGGGTCGGCGGGTACCTGAGCGAGCTGGAACGCACCATGGTCATGGGGGAGCCCAGCGCCGAGCAGCGTGCCTTCTTCGCTCACATGCTCGCGCTGCAGGACATCGCCTTCGAGGCGCTGCGGCCCGGCGCGACCTGCGCGAGCGTGGATCTCGCCGTGCTGGCCTACGTCGACCGGGAAGGCCTGCAGCCGTACTGGCGGCATCACGTCGGGCACGGGCTCGGGCAGCGCATCCACGAGGCGCCGTTCCTCGACCGGGGCGATTCACGTGTGCTGGAACCCGGCATGGTGCTCAGCGTCGAGCCGGGCCTGTACGTGCCGGGCCTAGGCGGGTTCCGGCACTCGGACACCATCCTGATCACGGCCTCCGGCATGGAGATCCTGACCTCGTACCCGCGTGCCCTAGAGGATCTCGTCATTCCTTGA
- a CDS encoding dipeptidase: MTDVKDVPTQNDAPMQQKNYTGYKSFSYLEPGTDYKVYPLAKELNRVPSRRPEITGEQEARVRRLFQEQLMISLHDHCFIAPEDLSQFLEFRRWGRDFTGYEGLSVSGLDAVFDNLMNGTAMITSRGGWKWDDIIYDLGMRLSDIAHQEMVVLCRTTEDIVNAKKNGQIAFIVSIEGAAMIENELDRLDILYGLGVRCLGIAYSEGNQLGAGLKEPNDGGLTTFGRQAVKRMNKLGIAIDVSHSGDRTALDTIEVSDKPIFITHAGARALWNSNRLKPDDVIRACAEKGGVIGIEAAPHTTLTEKHPRHSIESFMEHFEYCVNLVGIDHVAFGPDVLFGDHVGLHNALTEALSIGASRGHLSYEKVAYVDGIESPAEAFPNIVRWLVKHGYSDEDIGKAVGGNIMRVLKAAWYR; this comes from the coding sequence ATGACTGACGTGAAAGACGTGCCCACCCAGAACGACGCTCCAATGCAACAGAAGAACTACACCGGCTACAAATCCTTCTCGTACCTGGAGCCCGGCACGGACTACAAGGTGTACCCGCTGGCGAAGGAACTGAACCGCGTCCCCAGCCGCCGCCCGGAGATCACCGGCGAGCAGGAGGCCCGCGTGCGCCGGCTGTTCCAGGAGCAGCTGATGATCTCCCTGCACGACCACTGCTTCATCGCGCCTGAGGATCTGAGTCAGTTCCTGGAGTTCCGCCGCTGGGGCCGCGACTTCACCGGGTACGAGGGCCTGAGCGTGTCCGGTCTGGACGCGGTATTCGACAACCTGATGAACGGTACGGCCATGATCACGTCGCGCGGCGGGTGGAAGTGGGACGACATCATCTACGACCTCGGCATGCGCCTGTCGGACATCGCGCACCAGGAGATGGTCGTGCTGTGCCGCACCACCGAGGACATCGTGAACGCCAAGAAGAACGGGCAGATCGCGTTCATCGTGTCCATCGAGGGTGCGGCGATGATCGAGAACGAGCTCGACCGGCTGGACATTCTGTACGGTCTGGGCGTGCGCTGCCTGGGTATCGCGTACAGCGAGGGCAACCAGCTCGGCGCGGGCCTGAAGGAACCCAACGACGGTGGCCTCACGACCTTCGGGCGGCAGGCCGTGAAGCGCATGAACAAGCTCGGGATCGCCATCGACGTGAGCCACTCGGGCGACCGCACGGCGCTCGACACCATCGAGGTGAGCGACAAGCCGATCTTCATCACGCATGCCGGCGCGCGGGCCCTGTGGAACTCCAACCGCCTGAAGCCCGACGACGTGATCCGCGCGTGCGCCGAGAAGGGGGGCGTGATCGGCATCGAGGCCGCGCCGCACACCACCCTGACGGAGAAGCACCCCCGTCACTCCATCGAGTCGTTCATGGAGCACTTCGAGTACTGCGTGAACCTCGTCGGGATCGACCACGTCGCGTTCGGCCCGGACGTGCTGTTCGGGGATCACGTCGGCCTGCACAATGCCCTGACCGAGGCGCTGTCGATCGGCGCGTCCCGCGGGCACCTGAGCTACGAGAAGGTCGCGTACGTGGACGGCATCGAAAGTCCCGCCGAGGCCTTCCCGAACATCGTGCGCTGGCTGGTGAAGCACGGCTACAGCGACGAGGACATCGGCAAGGCCGTGGGCGGGAACATCATGCGCGTGCTGAAGGCCGCGTGGTACCGGTGA
- a CDS encoding ABC transporter permease has translation MTEARDLGPARVPAGRPVRRRSGLVARLVTHPVGMLALIVLALMYLTAFLGPLVYPASPITTDALNTTAAPSAQHLLGTDELGRDVLARLMYGGRITLMISVISMVVALTIGSLVGALAGYHRGWLETVLMRIVDTFMAIPSFFLILAALAVLGNSPPVVVVVVGLGFWPQVARIVHAEVTKIRNFDFVEAERALGASSSRIIWRHIFPQALPATAVLTTLGIAWSILTETGLSYLGLGIQPPLASWGNMLQNAQTYFWTKPALAVYPGLAIAVAVLCFNLLGNVLRDLTDPRGR, from the coding sequence ATGACTGAGGCGCGCGACCTGGGCCCGGCGCGCGTGCCGGCAGGGCGCCCGGTTCGTCGGCGGTCGGGGCTGGTCGCCCGGCTGGTGACGCATCCGGTCGGGATGCTGGCGCTGATCGTCCTCGCCCTGATGTACCTCACGGCGTTCCTCGGGCCGCTGGTCTACCCCGCCTCCCCCATCACGACCGACGCGCTGAACACGACCGCCGCGCCGTCCGCACAGCATCTCCTCGGCACCGACGAACTCGGCCGGGACGTGCTCGCCCGGCTGATGTACGGCGGGCGGATCACGCTGATGATCAGCGTCATCTCGATGGTCGTGGCCCTGACCATCGGTTCGCTGGTGGGCGCGCTGGCCGGCTACCACCGTGGGTGGCTGGAGACCGTCCTGATGCGGATCGTGGACACCTTCATGGCCATCCCCAGTTTCTTCCTGATCCTCGCGGCGCTGGCCGTCCTGGGGAACAGCCCACCGGTCGTGGTCGTCGTCGTCGGCCTGGGCTTCTGGCCGCAGGTGGCGCGCATCGTGCACGCCGAGGTCACGAAGATCCGCAACTTCGACTTCGTCGAGGCCGAGCGTGCCCTGGGGGCATCGAGCAGCCGCATCATCTGGCGGCACATCTTCCCGCAGGCGCTGCCCGCCACGGCGGTCCTGACGACCCTGGGCATCGCGTGGTCGATCCTCACGGAGACGGGCCTGAGTTACCTGGGGCTGGGGATCCAGCCGCCGCTGGCGTCGTGGGGCAACATGCTCCAGAACGCGCAGACGTACTTCTGGACGAAGCCCGCCCTGGCGGTGTACCCGGGCCTGGCGATCGCGGTGGCGGTGCTGTGCTTCAACCTGCTCGGCAACGTCCTGCGCGACCTGACCGACCCGAGGGGCCGGTGA
- a CDS encoding alpha/beta fold hydrolase, whose protein sequence is MSKSVTVNGVTLVYEDGGHGTAIVTLHGGPGMGSRAGDWAAFQPLTDTYRLISYDQRGNGDSDAGEPYSHAQFVADLEALREELGLGKIVVLGGSYGGFLALEYALAHPDALHAVILRDTAASNRFQGTSMERAMGSGFPMDQERLERLFGGRVASNDEFRESFGMIQPLYTVERDPAAEAERLARIPFRYETHNWAFSRNQPDYDLTGRLNEIQVPVLVTVGREDWITPLEASEELAAGLPNNEFVVFEHSGHSPHMEEQERYLGVVRDFLARHVPAPAPA, encoded by the coding sequence GTGAGCAAGTCGGTCACCGTCAATGGCGTGACGCTCGTGTACGAGGACGGCGGCCACGGCACGGCCATCGTGACGCTACACGGCGGGCCGGGCATGGGGAGCCGCGCCGGGGACTGGGCCGCGTTCCAGCCGCTGACCGACACCTACCGCCTGATCAGCTACGACCAGCGCGGCAACGGCGACTCGGACGCCGGCGAGCCGTACTCGCACGCGCAGTTCGTGGCCGACCTCGAGGCGCTGCGCGAGGAGCTGGGGCTCGGGAAGATCGTCGTGCTGGGCGGCAGCTACGGCGGCTTTCTGGCGCTGGAATACGCGCTGGCCCACCCGGACGCCCTGCACGCCGTGATCCTGCGTGACACCGCCGCCAGCAACCGCTTCCAGGGCACCAGCATGGAACGCGCCATGGGCAGCGGCTTTCCCATGGATCAGGAGCGCCTGGAGCGCCTGTTTGGCGGTCGGGTCGCCAGCAACGACGAGTTCCGCGAGAGCTTCGGCATGATCCAGCCGCTCTACACCGTCGAGCGCGACCCCGCCGCCGAGGCCGAGCGGCTCGCCCGGATCCCGTTCCGGTACGAGACGCACAACTGGGCGTTCAGCCGCAACCAGCCGGACTACGACCTGACCGGCCGCCTGAACGAGATCCAGGTGCCGGTGCTCGTCACGGTCGGCCGTGAGGACTGGATCACGCCGCTGGAGGCCTCCGAGGAACTCGCGGCGGGCCTGCCCAACAATGAGTTCGTGGTCTTCGAGCACAGCGGCCACTCGCCCCACATGGAGGAGCAGGAGCGGTACCTGGGCGTGGTTCGGGACTTCCTGGCGCGGCACGTGCCGGCTCCCGCGCCCGCATGA
- a CDS encoding LacI family DNA-binding transcriptional regulator: protein MAPPSRKGPTQREVARLAGVSQAAVSQVLNGGEGGIRIPDATRQRVLQAMQDVGYVPNVAARRLAGGRNRILGVFTYEPVFPTSTRDFFTPFLEGIEEAAAELDYDLLLHTRPAPQGGRRAVYHDGASRLRLADGTVMLGLLDDDRRGDLAQLIGSGHPTVFIGRRDLPGQELPYVTADYTAATAGACEALLDRGHERTLYLGTLTRHESAVDRELGYRRAMGRTPAAGQVERVDVVTPDVVSRALRAGVTGVLCENERLTAQWIAAADTLGVGWPQDYGFAVLGDPIYQSDLPAGWAHVTIPRLEMGRHAVRLLANLLSGHPAESRTLPCQWVPGTSLGGRPRTE from the coding sequence GTGGCCCCCCCATCCCGCAAAGGCCCCACCCAGCGCGAGGTCGCCCGGCTTGCCGGCGTGTCGCAGGCCGCCGTGTCCCAGGTGCTCAACGGCGGCGAGGGTGGCATCCGCATCCCGGACGCCACCCGGCAGCGCGTCCTGCAGGCCATGCAGGACGTCGGCTACGTGCCCAACGTGGCCGCGCGTCGCCTTGCCGGAGGCCGCAACCGCATTCTCGGGGTGTTCACCTACGAGCCGGTGTTTCCGACCAGCACGCGGGACTTCTTCACGCCCTTTCTGGAGGGCATTGAGGAGGCCGCCGCCGAACTCGACTACGACCTGCTGCTGCACACCCGCCCCGCCCCGCAGGGGGGCCGCCGGGCGGTATACCACGACGGCGCCAGCCGCCTGCGCCTCGCGGACGGCACGGTCATGCTCGGTCTGCTCGACGACGACCGGCGCGGCGACCTGGCCCAGCTGATCGGCAGCGGCCACCCGACGGTGTTCATCGGGCGCCGCGACCTGCCCGGTCAGGAGCTGCCGTACGTCACGGCGGATTACACCGCGGCGACCGCCGGGGCGTGTGAGGCCCTGCTGGATCGCGGCCACGAGCGCACCCTCTACCTCGGCACGCTGACCCGCCATGAATCCGCCGTCGACCGTGAACTCGGGTACCGCCGCGCCATGGGCCGCACCCCGGCGGCCGGACAGGTGGAGCGCGTCGACGTCGTCACCCCGGACGTGGTGTCCAGGGCGCTGCGTGCCGGCGTGACGGGCGTGCTGTGCGAGAACGAACGCCTCACCGCGCAGTGGATTGCGGCCGCCGACACGCTGGGCGTCGGCTGGCCGCAGGACTACGGCTTCGCGGTGCTCGGCGATCCCATCTACCAGAGTGACCTGCCGGCCGGGTGGGCGCACGTGACCATCCCCCGGCTGGAGATGGGACGGCACGCGGTGAGACTGCTGGCGAACCTCCTGTCCGGGCATCCTGCCGAGTCCCGTACCCTGCCCTGCCAGTGGGTGCCGGGAACGTCGCTGGGAGGACGGCCCCGGACAGAGTGA
- a CDS encoding ABC transporter permease, protein MLGFLVRRLGQGALVLVLISLITFFLINLAPGGPSAASRFETTAEERAALTKQLGLDQPLVTRYGQWAGNLVQGDFGVTLNGGQPIGPILRQRLGNTAQLGLSALLLSVVIGIPLGILTAMRRNSALDHVVNAITTLGMSIPDFWTGIMAILLFSVVWKVLPSSGLYDASAGFSATGWLQHMILPAGVLAFVMLPNLVRFTRSSLLEVLGMDYLRTARAKGVREQRVIAKHALRNAFVPIIAMVGLILPALLSGSVIIESVFGLPGMGRLAVDAALGRDYNTIMAVTLVAGAVVIVTNLLVDLTYSLVDPRIRHD, encoded by the coding sequence ATGCTGGGTTTTCTGGTTCGCCGCCTCGGACAGGGCGCGCTTGTCCTCGTCCTGATCTCCCTGATCACCTTCTTCCTGATCAACCTCGCGCCTGGCGGGCCAAGCGCGGCGTCGCGCTTCGAGACGACCGCCGAGGAACGTGCCGCGCTGACCAAACAGCTCGGCCTCGACCAGCCGCTCGTCACCCGCTACGGACAGTGGGCGGGCAACCTCGTGCAGGGGGATTTCGGGGTGACGCTCAACGGCGGGCAGCCGATCGGCCCGATCCTGCGTCAGCGGCTCGGCAACACCGCGCAGCTGGGCCTGTCGGCGCTGCTGCTGTCGGTCGTGATCGGTATTCCGCTGGGCATCCTGACCGCCATGCGCCGCAACTCCGCACTCGATCACGTCGTGAACGCCATCACCACGCTCGGCATGAGCATCCCGGACTTCTGGACCGGGATCATGGCGATCCTGCTCTTCTCGGTGGTGTGGAAGGTGCTGCCGTCGTCGGGGCTGTACGACGCGAGCGCCGGCTTCTCCGCGACTGGCTGGCTGCAGCACATGATCCTCCCGGCCGGCGTGCTGGCCTTCGTGATGCTGCCGAACCTGGTGCGCTTCACGCGCTCCTCGCTGCTGGAGGTGCTCGGCATGGATTACCTGCGCACCGCGCGGGCCAAGGGCGTGCGCGAGCAGCGGGTCATCGCCAAGCACGCGCTGCGCAACGCGTTCGTGCCGATCATCGCCATGGTCGGCCTGATCCTCCCGGCGCTGCTGAGCGGCTCGGTCATCATCGAGAGCGTGTTCGGCCTGCCCGGCATGGGCCGTCTCGCGGTGGACGCCGCGCTGGGACGCGATTACAACACCATCATGGCCGTCACGCTGGTGGCGGGGGCCGTGGTGATCGTCACGAACCTGCTTGTCGACCTCACGTACTCGCTCGTGGATCCGAGGATCCGCCATGACTGA
- a CDS encoding BPL-N domain-containing protein: MTAAPAWWTALRAELAPVLPGLRVAVYASGGAPYHHAALIAQWGGTPEPVSAAQIQAGDLAAYDVLVMPGGGLLGMGGLLAPLGVRGGEAIRDWVAGGGLYIGSCAGAYLPATVPDSFAAQHPAITHLHLLDVPLANGADAGLGGLDSPGVGVLRAAVSAPHHWLTRNLPLHFEVVHYNGPCFTPLSVTDVTAVTRVEGTGAAFTPWEHSLPGGEFPLVYRLIEAQAANVVSGAHGHGEAVLFGSHPEFGFDVLQLGWGEAARLFGNALLHQAGHAKRPGDAPLDAPRVTADLSAVTADLEHASERFAALVDRAPELGGAPAFQGRDAPALWASSLAEAATLTADTAAYLRALHLMTVPAGGAVWIDHPGAPGQDYGFVGLRQLATHILALLDQAEAHLRSPPPPVTSPYGDWDQHAYHLLASTYLSAAGLSASAALAAGTLGTLSGTLLPPPHPMFRPERIPHD; the protein is encoded by the coding sequence GTGACCGCCGCCCCCGCGTGGTGGACGGCGCTGCGCGCCGAACTGGCCCCCGTCCTGCCCGGCCTGCGGGTCGCGGTCTACGCCTCCGGCGGTGCCCCCTACCACCACGCGGCGCTGATCGCGCAGTGGGGCGGCACGCCGGAACCCGTGAGCGCCGCGCAGATCCAGGCCGGCGACCTGGCGGCCTACGACGTGCTGGTCATGCCGGGCGGCGGTCTGCTCGGCATGGGCGGCCTGCTGGCCCCGCTGGGCGTCCGTGGCGGTGAGGCCATCCGGGACTGGGTGGCCGGGGGCGGCCTGTACATCGGCTCCTGCGCCGGTGCGTACCTGCCCGCGACCGTCCCCGACAGCTTCGCCGCGCAGCACCCGGCCATCACGCACCTTCACCTGCTCGACGTCCCCCTTGCCAACGGTGCCGATGCGGGCCTGGGTGGCCTCGACTCGCCCGGCGTCGGCGTGCTGCGCGCCGCCGTGAGCGCGCCGCACCACTGGCTCACCCGCAACCTGCCTCTTCATTTCGAGGTCGTGCACTACAACGGGCCGTGCTTTACGCCCCTCAGCGTGACAGACGTGACCGCCGTGACCCGCGTGGAGGGCACGGGCGCCGCCTTCACGCCGTGGGAGCACAGTCTGCCGGGCGGGGAGTTTCCCCTGGTCTACCGCCTGATCGAGGCGCAGGCCGCCAATGTGGTGAGCGGCGCCCACGGTCACGGCGAGGCGGTGCTGTTCGGCTCCCACCCGGAGTTCGGCTTCGATGTCCTGCAGCTCGGCTGGGGGGAGGCCGCGCGGCTGTTTGGCAATGCGCTGCTGCATCAGGCCGGCCACGCGAAGCGTCCAGGGGACGCGCCCCTGGACGCCCCCCGCGTGACCGCTGACCTCAGCGCCGTGACGGCCGACCTCGAGCACGCCTCGGAGCGGTTCGCCGCCCTGGTCGACCGCGCGCCGGAGCTGGGCGGGGCCCCCGCCTTCCAGGGACGCGACGCCCCGGCCCTCTGGGCATCCTCCCTGGCCGAGGCGGCCACCCTGACCGCCGACACGGCCGCGTACCTGCGCGCCCTGCACCTCATGACCGTTCCCGCCGGCGGCGCGGTCTGGATCGACCACCCGGGCGCGCCGGGTCAGGACTACGGCTTCGTGGGCCTGCGCCAGCTCGCCACGCACATCCTGGCGCTGCTCGATCAGGCCGAGGCGCACCTGCGGTCTCCCCCGCCGCCGGTGACCTCCCCGTACGGCGACTGGGATCAGCACGCGTACCACCTGCTGGCGAGCACCTACCTCAGCGCCGCGGGCCTGAGCGCCTCCGCCGCCCTCGCCGCCGGCACCCTCGGCACCCTGTCCGGCACCCTCCTCCCGCCCCCCCACCCGATGTTCAGACCCGAGAGGATTCCCCATGACTGA